In Nematostella vectensis chromosome 2, jaNemVect1.1, whole genome shotgun sequence, one genomic interval encodes:
- the LOC116601525 gene encoding serine/arginine repetitive matrix protein 2 isoform X1 — translation MSTRRYSVNLSNNGSRRSPRRHRTKTPSLNELSKKFKTSPKGKRRLEFQSKKPLKGKSFYLDLNGYKNISSLTSRLQELGGKVEEFLSKDITFLITNRKDADGRLSPRSNSTPSPGIPSPFPPSKSSSTRTCLSPYSPDSPYCMEPPKPTPKESMRGKTLAKKATLKKATGSCNILANAVTWGVTIINVDKVQERLAEFGPYEPRQATKTMVGYNMSKLKVRLRKLKPPFIKVVDKSCQYKPLFQEFKSWPTLNFDSPVWSCPFDSPKTIRDLEKAKHRPKKNDHQEVKKPKKGYCECCRLHYEDLDVHLRGDHHQAFARDDSNYTDLDSLIRQGPSLQVFLDKIKFKYQDQKNTTDARCRDMDYMYQTPVKSLAREDSSSQADCGKEECVTPSKHNNDVSKESACRQIDSKPRESNPGDSTWDLKKGYDANHVKKTSKEENRQAILDDSTPTESASPRSKPVTRSRSLSSPDGVPLKLCRKAKLRMATESPKNTVSISSRQIAGTRAASKANTNRVPGPEDARLALPNQSNDSDKENKEGCKHRDKQAPSVSDRRKNEKESSEETESIELPSDVIKPTKPTHDRVDDNTDSTTESLSPSKNTEIGTEDENDTHRLSLRDKKSVCKKAVATKTLPNRADNDIVLITSPGKTTEREAENQITLNRPSLRDRKSKVRSEVPQAPILHSERKNPANELSSPKSGPSNTFLSNSSGGDTTSTSSESSVAVQVGNSPELQNQKRKENTKHPNHEQSVRNPPKKTQHHNQESDTDANDLTQKNDDMEALFESDDENSFEGFHVPHFDQLLSSENDLSRTVCHIVQELEDTIVEPACGNDIEFPRTDPDHIPLSKAEYLDGLKDDVFTSDDDSDVSSIIADSTSGEYDEPEISSPFHFTHFHLKRKSQDLSDAESRSPVKRRRTISSDESDKQSDFNEPTAGGATRSLSLSNENGKPTRNYTRNSYRVAETKDESEQQPLRREPSMPSRRCKKPVEDPNSEEGCITRRSSKRKSESNESKQGLFLRRGRATTETSIRLRGSKQPVEDTSSSEDGHIAFCASERKRDERKQRSSAKQGRKTTEPSRCSERSKLPSGDTTASNEDGLVTRRSTKRKSESTDDDMPSKRSRAHAKDKRASGSRVASSRKQSVSRGKASTKTKEQKTHSQQSAQDFSTASKHKDKQNRNKDLLLKVAPGKKEQASTSKNQKSSMCLPQSAAVPKGHEESSFDSSFLENFTPELLEALSSHMSIEERVKMRTRQKLFDTSEVLAKDSLGRVARGSLRSTTKMVDSSGNKRPNPVEESGRSSAKSKSRRNSGPQRPRASSLASGSSCTDNLQTISEFSSPQMTRRSRSVTAATNKNQRKPLNDEAFVASPVAGKLVSSPSSISSGIRGPQWIFNSGKFTSSTPQSGKKVSRGVTRRTTRRKITTSPCLRPGDEFEFAGEDAFAFDEQ, via the exons ctcatcCACCAGGACCTGTCTCTCGCCATACAGTCCTGACTCTCCATACTGTATGGAGCCACCAAAGCCCACACCTAAGGAGTCCATGCGTGGAAAAACCCTTGCCAAGAAAGCTACTTTGAAGAAAGCAACAGGTTCTTGCAACATTCTGGCTAATGCTGTGACCTGGGGAGTAACCATTATAAATGTTGACAAGGTTCAGGAGAGACTTGCCGAGTTTGGTCCATATGAACCAAGGCAAGCAACCAAAACCATGGTAGGATACAACATGTCAAAGTTGAAAGTGCGTTTACGGAAACTTAAGCCCCCCTTTATCAAAGTGGTTGACAAAAGCTGTCAGTATAAGCCATTGTTTCAGGAATTTAAGTCATGGCCTACTCTGAACTTTGACTCCCCTGTTTGGTCATGTCCATTTGATTCACCAAAGACTATCAGGGACTTGGAAAAAGCAAAGCA TAGGCCCAAAAAGAATGATCATCAAGAGGTCAAGAAGCCAAAGAAAGGTTACTGTGAGTGTTGCCGTCTACACTATGAGGACCTGGATGTG CACTTAAGGGGTGATCATCACCAGGCATTTGCCAGGGACGACTCAAATTACACAGATCTGGATAGTCTTATCAGGCAAGGACCCAGCCTTCAAGTGTTCCTGGACAAAATTAAGTTCAAGTACCAGGACCAGAAGAACACAACTGATGCTAG ATGCAGAGACATGGACTACATGTATCAAACACCCGTGAAATCGCTGGCCAGGGAAGACAGCTCAAGCCAAGCAGATTGTGGCAAGGAGGAATGTGTGACCCCAAGCAAACACAACAATGACGTCTCAAAGGAAAGCGCGTGTAGGCAGATTGACAGCAAACcaagggaatcgaaccctggtGACTCTACTTGGGATTTAAAGAAAGGTTATGATGCAAATCATGTTAAGAAAACCTCCAAAGAGGAAAATAGGCAGGCTATTTTAGATGATAGCACGCCCACTGAAAGTGCAAGTCCAAGAAGTAAACCAGTCACTCGCTCAAGATCACTGTCCTCACCTGATGGTGTTCCCTTAAAACTCTGTAGAAAAGCCAAATTGAGAATGGCCACCGAGTCTCccaaaaatactgtaagtataaGCTCTCGACAGATTGCCGGAACTCGAGCAGCAAGCAAAGCAAATACGAACCGTGTACCTGGTCCAGAAGATGCGAGACTAGCCTTACCCAATCAGAGTAATGATAGTGATAAGGAAAACAAAGAGGGGTGTAAACATCGCGACAAGCAAGCACCATCGGTCAGCGATAGGAGAAAGAATGAGAAAGAAAGCTCTGAAGAGACGGAGAGCATCGAACTACCATCTGATGTGATAAAGCCTACAAAACCTACACACGATAGAGTAGATGATAACACAGATTCAACCACTGAGTCCCTTTCACCAAGTAAAAACACCGAAATAGGAACAGAAGATGAAAATGATACACATCGGCTAAGTCTGCGGGACAAAAAGAGTGTTTGTAAAAAAGCAGTGGCAACAAAAACGCTTCCCAATAGAGCTGATAATGACATCGTTTTAATCACGTCGCCAGGTAAAACCACCGAGAGAGAAGCAGAGAATCAAATTACATTAAATCGGCCGAGTCTACGTGACAGAAAGAGTAAAGTAAGGAGCGAAGTCCCTCAAGCCCCCATATTACACAGCGAACGGAAAAACCCGGCAAATGAATTAAGCAGTCCTAAGAGTGGGCCATCTAATACTTTCTTAAGTAATAGTTCGGGTGGTGATACAACCAGCACAAGCTCTGAATCCTCTGTCGCAGTACAGGTGGGGAACAGTCCTGAACTCCAAAaccagaaaagaaaagaaaacactaAACATCCAAACCATGAGCAATCAGTCCGAAATCCACCAAAGAAAACCCAACATCATAACCAGGAAAGTGACACTGACGCCAACGACTTAACACAGAAGAATGATGACATGGAAGCCCTTTTCGAGTCAGATGATGAGAACTCTTTCGAAGGCTTCCATGTACCACATTTCGACCAGTTACTGTCGTCAGAAAACGACCTTTCACGCACTGTGTGTCATATCGTGCAAGAACTGGAGGACACTATCGTTGAACCGGCATGTGGAAATGACATCGAATTCCCTCGTACAGACCCTGACCATATACCGCTGTCTAAAGCAGAGTATCTGGATGGGCTGAAGGATGATGTTTTCACCAGTGATGACGATAGTGATGTCTCAAGTATAATTGCTGATAGCACTAGCGGAGAGTATGACGAGCCAGAAATATCCTCGCCTTTTCATTTTACCCATTTTCATCTAAAGAGAAAATCTCAAGATCTAAGTGATGCGGAATCCCGGTCTCCCGTCAAACGAAGACGCACCATTAGCAGCGATGAGTCCGATAAACAGTCCGACTTCAACGAGCCGACAGCAGGGGGCGCGACACGCTCGTTATCTCTCAGCAATGAGAATGGCAAACCAACTAGGAATTACACGAGGAATTCTTATCGAGTTGCCGAAACAAAAGATGAGAGCGAACAACAACCTTTAAGGCGTGAGCCTAGCATGCCCTCCAGGCGTTGCAAGAAACCTGTAGAGGATCCGAACAGTGAAGAAGGTTGCATTACACGCCGCTCCTCGAAGCGCAAATCAGAATCGAATGAGAGTAAACAAGGACTATTCTTGAGACGAGGGCGGGCGACAACGGAGACTAGCATTCGCCTCAGAGGTAGCAAGCAGCCTGTAGAAGACACATCAAGCAGTGAAGATGGTCACATTGCCTTCTGTGCCTCGGAGCGTAAGCGGGATGAGAGAAAACAGAGATCATCTGCGAAGCAAGGGCGTAAAACAACGGAACCCAGTAGATGCTCTGAACGCAGTAAGCTGCCTTCGGGGGACACAACAGCAAGCAATGAAGACGGTCTCGTTACCCGTCGCTCAACAAAGCGGAAGTCGGAATCTACAGACGATGACATGCCTTCCAAGAGGAGCCGTGCACACGCTAAAGATAAACGTGCATCAGGAAGCAGGGTGGCTAGCTCAAGAAAACAGTCCGTGTCACGGGGTAAAGCGTCTACTAAGACTAAGGAACAGAAGACTCATTCGCAGCAGTCAGCACAAGATTTTTCAACTGCATCGAAACATAAAGATAAGCAGAACCGAAATAAAGATTTGCTTTTGAAAGTAGCGCCCGGAAAAAAGGAACAAGCAAGTACTTCCAAGAATCAGAAAtcatctatgtgtctgcctCAGTCCGCAGCTGTACCTAAAGGGCACGAAGAATCCTCATTTGATAGCTCATTCCTAGAAAATTTCACGCCTGAGCTTCTAGAAGCCTTAAGTTCCCATATGTCTATTGAAGAGCGTGTTAAGATGCGCACGAGACAAAAGCTCTTCGACACCTCTGAAGTCCTAGCAAAAGACTCACTTGGTCGCGTTGCACGTGGTTCTTTGAGATCCACAACAAAGATGGTAGATTCTTCAGGGAATAAAAGGCCTAATCCAGTGGAGGAATCTGGGAGGTCGTCTGCTAAGTCGAAGTCAAGGCGTAACTCCGGACCACAGCGCCCTAGAGCATCTTCACTTGCGTCGGGCTCGTCTTGTACCGATAACCTACAAACGATATCGGAGTTCTCGTCACCTCAGATGACAAGAAGATCGCGCAGTGTAACTGCCGCGACTAACAAGAATCAAAGAAAACCGTTAAATGATGAAGCGTTTGTGGCTTCGCCTGTAGCCGGCAAACTGGTATCCTCTCCAAGCTCTATATCTTCTGGGATCCGCGGGCCTCAGTGGATCTTCAACTCTGGTAAATTCACGTCCTCTACTCCCCAAAGCGGCAAGAAAGTGTCTCGGGGAGTGACTCGGCGTACGACGAGGCGTAAAATAACTACCAGTCCATGCCTGCGCCCTGGCGATGAATTTGAGTTTGCCGGTGAAGATGCTTTCGCGTTTGATGAACAATGA
- the LOC116601525 gene encoding serine/arginine repetitive matrix protein 2 isoform X3, which translates to MSTRRYSVNLSNNGSRRSPRRHRTKTPSLNELSKKFKTSPKGKRRLEFQSKKPLKGKSFYLDLNGYKNISSLTSRLQELGGKVEEFLSKDITFLITNRKDADGRLSPRSNSTPSPGIPSPFPPSKSSSTRTCLSPYSPDSPYCMEPPKPTPKESMRGKTLAKKATLKKATGSCNILANAVTWGVTIINVDKVQERLAEFGPYEPRQATKTMVGYNMSKLKVRLRKLKPPFIKVVDKSCQYKPLFQEFKSWPTLNFDSPVWSCPFDSPKTIRDLEKAKQPKKNDHQEVKKPKKGYCECCRLHYEDLDVHLRGDHHQAFARDDSNYTDLDSLIRQGPSLQVFLDKIKFKYQDQKNTTDARCRDMDYMYQTPVKSLAREDSSSQADCGKEECVTPSKHNNDVSKESACRQIDSKPRESNPGDSTWDLKKGYDANHVKKTSKEENRQAILDDSTPTESASPRSKPVTRSRSLSSPDGVPLKLCRKAKLRMATESPKNTVSISSRQIAGTRAASKANTNRVPGPEDARLALPNQSNDSDKENKEGCKHRDKQAPSVSDRRKNEKESSEETESIELPSDVIKPTKPTHDRVDDNTDSTTESLSPSKNTEIGTEDENDTHRLSLRDKKSVCKKAVATKTLPNRADNDIVLITSPGKTTEREAENQITLNRPSLRDRKSKVRSEVPQAPILHSERKNPANELSSPKSGPSNTFLSNSSGGDTTSTSSESSVAVQVGNSPELQNQKRKENTKHPNHEQSVRNPPKKTQHHNQESDTDANDLTQKNDDMEALFESDDENSFEGFHVPHFDQLLSSENDLSRTVCHIVQELEDTIVEPACGNDIEFPRTDPDHIPLSKAEYLDGLKDDVFTSDDDSDVSSIIADSTSGEYDEPEISSPFHFTHFHLKRKSQDLSDAESRSPVKRRRTISSDESDKQSDFNEPTAGGATRSLSLSNENGKPTRNYTRNSYRVAETKDESEQQPLRREPSMPSRRCKKPVEDPNSEEGCITRRSSKRKSESNESKQGLFLRRGRATTETSIRLRGSKQPVEDTSSSEDGHIAFCASERKRDERKQRSSAKQGRKTTEPSRCSERSKLPSGDTTASNEDGLVTRRSTKRKSESTDDDMPSKRSRAHAKDKRASGSRVASSRKQSVSRGKASTKTKEQKTHSQQSAQDFSTASKHKDKQNRNKDLLLKVAPGKKEQASTSKNQKSSMCLPQSAAVPKGHEESSFDSSFLENFTPELLEALSSHMSIEERVKMRTRQKLFDTSEVLAKDSLGRVARGSLRSTTKMVDSSGNKRPNPVEESGRSSAKSKSRRNSGPQRPRASSLASGSSCTDNLQTISEFSSPQMTRRSRSVTAATNKNQRKPLNDEAFVASPVAGKLVSSPSSISSGIRGPQWIFNSGKFTSSTPQSGKKVSRGVTRRTTRRKITTSPCLRPGDEFEFAGEDAFAFDEQ; encoded by the exons ctcatcCACCAGGACCTGTCTCTCGCCATACAGTCCTGACTCTCCATACTGTATGGAGCCACCAAAGCCCACACCTAAGGAGTCCATGCGTGGAAAAACCCTTGCCAAGAAAGCTACTTTGAAGAAAGCAACAGGTTCTTGCAACATTCTGGCTAATGCTGTGACCTGGGGAGTAACCATTATAAATGTTGACAAGGTTCAGGAGAGACTTGCCGAGTTTGGTCCATATGAACCAAGGCAAGCAACCAAAACCATGGTAGGATACAACATGTCAAAGTTGAAAGTGCGTTTACGGAAACTTAAGCCCCCCTTTATCAAAGTGGTTGACAAAAGCTGTCAGTATAAGCCATTGTTTCAGGAATTTAAGTCATGGCCTACTCTGAACTTTGACTCCCCTGTTTGGTCATGTCCATTTGATTCACCAAAGACTATCAGGGACTTGGAAAAAGCAAAGCA GCCCAAAAAGAATGATCATCAAGAGGTCAAGAAGCCAAAGAAAGGTTACTGTGAGTGTTGCCGTCTACACTATGAGGACCTGGATGTG CACTTAAGGGGTGATCATCACCAGGCATTTGCCAGGGACGACTCAAATTACACAGATCTGGATAGTCTTATCAGGCAAGGACCCAGCCTTCAAGTGTTCCTGGACAAAATTAAGTTCAAGTACCAGGACCAGAAGAACACAACTGATGCTAG ATGCAGAGACATGGACTACATGTATCAAACACCCGTGAAATCGCTGGCCAGGGAAGACAGCTCAAGCCAAGCAGATTGTGGCAAGGAGGAATGTGTGACCCCAAGCAAACACAACAATGACGTCTCAAAGGAAAGCGCGTGTAGGCAGATTGACAGCAAACcaagggaatcgaaccctggtGACTCTACTTGGGATTTAAAGAAAGGTTATGATGCAAATCATGTTAAGAAAACCTCCAAAGAGGAAAATAGGCAGGCTATTTTAGATGATAGCACGCCCACTGAAAGTGCAAGTCCAAGAAGTAAACCAGTCACTCGCTCAAGATCACTGTCCTCACCTGATGGTGTTCCCTTAAAACTCTGTAGAAAAGCCAAATTGAGAATGGCCACCGAGTCTCccaaaaatactgtaagtataaGCTCTCGACAGATTGCCGGAACTCGAGCAGCAAGCAAAGCAAATACGAACCGTGTACCTGGTCCAGAAGATGCGAGACTAGCCTTACCCAATCAGAGTAATGATAGTGATAAGGAAAACAAAGAGGGGTGTAAACATCGCGACAAGCAAGCACCATCGGTCAGCGATAGGAGAAAGAATGAGAAAGAAAGCTCTGAAGAGACGGAGAGCATCGAACTACCATCTGATGTGATAAAGCCTACAAAACCTACACACGATAGAGTAGATGATAACACAGATTCAACCACTGAGTCCCTTTCACCAAGTAAAAACACCGAAATAGGAACAGAAGATGAAAATGATACACATCGGCTAAGTCTGCGGGACAAAAAGAGTGTTTGTAAAAAAGCAGTGGCAACAAAAACGCTTCCCAATAGAGCTGATAATGACATCGTTTTAATCACGTCGCCAGGTAAAACCACCGAGAGAGAAGCAGAGAATCAAATTACATTAAATCGGCCGAGTCTACGTGACAGAAAGAGTAAAGTAAGGAGCGAAGTCCCTCAAGCCCCCATATTACACAGCGAACGGAAAAACCCGGCAAATGAATTAAGCAGTCCTAAGAGTGGGCCATCTAATACTTTCTTAAGTAATAGTTCGGGTGGTGATACAACCAGCACAAGCTCTGAATCCTCTGTCGCAGTACAGGTGGGGAACAGTCCTGAACTCCAAAaccagaaaagaaaagaaaacactaAACATCCAAACCATGAGCAATCAGTCCGAAATCCACCAAAGAAAACCCAACATCATAACCAGGAAAGTGACACTGACGCCAACGACTTAACACAGAAGAATGATGACATGGAAGCCCTTTTCGAGTCAGATGATGAGAACTCTTTCGAAGGCTTCCATGTACCACATTTCGACCAGTTACTGTCGTCAGAAAACGACCTTTCACGCACTGTGTGTCATATCGTGCAAGAACTGGAGGACACTATCGTTGAACCGGCATGTGGAAATGACATCGAATTCCCTCGTACAGACCCTGACCATATACCGCTGTCTAAAGCAGAGTATCTGGATGGGCTGAAGGATGATGTTTTCACCAGTGATGACGATAGTGATGTCTCAAGTATAATTGCTGATAGCACTAGCGGAGAGTATGACGAGCCAGAAATATCCTCGCCTTTTCATTTTACCCATTTTCATCTAAAGAGAAAATCTCAAGATCTAAGTGATGCGGAATCCCGGTCTCCCGTCAAACGAAGACGCACCATTAGCAGCGATGAGTCCGATAAACAGTCCGACTTCAACGAGCCGACAGCAGGGGGCGCGACACGCTCGTTATCTCTCAGCAATGAGAATGGCAAACCAACTAGGAATTACACGAGGAATTCTTATCGAGTTGCCGAAACAAAAGATGAGAGCGAACAACAACCTTTAAGGCGTGAGCCTAGCATGCCCTCCAGGCGTTGCAAGAAACCTGTAGAGGATCCGAACAGTGAAGAAGGTTGCATTACACGCCGCTCCTCGAAGCGCAAATCAGAATCGAATGAGAGTAAACAAGGACTATTCTTGAGACGAGGGCGGGCGACAACGGAGACTAGCATTCGCCTCAGAGGTAGCAAGCAGCCTGTAGAAGACACATCAAGCAGTGAAGATGGTCACATTGCCTTCTGTGCCTCGGAGCGTAAGCGGGATGAGAGAAAACAGAGATCATCTGCGAAGCAAGGGCGTAAAACAACGGAACCCAGTAGATGCTCTGAACGCAGTAAGCTGCCTTCGGGGGACACAACAGCAAGCAATGAAGACGGTCTCGTTACCCGTCGCTCAACAAAGCGGAAGTCGGAATCTACAGACGATGACATGCCTTCCAAGAGGAGCCGTGCACACGCTAAAGATAAACGTGCATCAGGAAGCAGGGTGGCTAGCTCAAGAAAACAGTCCGTGTCACGGGGTAAAGCGTCTACTAAGACTAAGGAACAGAAGACTCATTCGCAGCAGTCAGCACAAGATTTTTCAACTGCATCGAAACATAAAGATAAGCAGAACCGAAATAAAGATTTGCTTTTGAAAGTAGCGCCCGGAAAAAAGGAACAAGCAAGTACTTCCAAGAATCAGAAAtcatctatgtgtctgcctCAGTCCGCAGCTGTACCTAAAGGGCACGAAGAATCCTCATTTGATAGCTCATTCCTAGAAAATTTCACGCCTGAGCTTCTAGAAGCCTTAAGTTCCCATATGTCTATTGAAGAGCGTGTTAAGATGCGCACGAGACAAAAGCTCTTCGACACCTCTGAAGTCCTAGCAAAAGACTCACTTGGTCGCGTTGCACGTGGTTCTTTGAGATCCACAACAAAGATGGTAGATTCTTCAGGGAATAAAAGGCCTAATCCAGTGGAGGAATCTGGGAGGTCGTCTGCTAAGTCGAAGTCAAGGCGTAACTCCGGACCACAGCGCCCTAGAGCATCTTCACTTGCGTCGGGCTCGTCTTGTACCGATAACCTACAAACGATATCGGAGTTCTCGTCACCTCAGATGACAAGAAGATCGCGCAGTGTAACTGCCGCGACTAACAAGAATCAAAGAAAACCGTTAAATGATGAAGCGTTTGTGGCTTCGCCTGTAGCCGGCAAACTGGTATCCTCTCCAAGCTCTATATCTTCTGGGATCCGCGGGCCTCAGTGGATCTTCAACTCTGGTAAATTCACGTCCTCTACTCCCCAAAGCGGCAAGAAAGTGTCTCGGGGAGTGACTCGGCGTACGACGAGGCGTAAAATAACTACCAGTCCATGCCTGCGCCCTGGCGATGAATTTGAGTTTGCCGGTGAAGATGCTTTCGCGTTTGATGAACAATGA